The nucleotide window CCTGAATGCTGGCAATGCTGTGAGCTGTACACTGAGCTCGGTGAAGTTTAGAGTTTGTGTTAACGCGGTGTGTGTTCATCGCAGGCTGGTCACATGTGACATgtgccactcacacacaccttctaacacacacaaagcgtattattattaatgagaACACAATAGTAAACTTAATTATGGGAGTTTGCATGCTGGGTCAATGATTGCATCACAGCAAACTTCCTCACACTAGGTAGTGCACATTATGGGCAGGCTTACAAGATGTAGGACTGAATCAGTCTTATTAAAGTTAGTGTGAAGAATAATTTAGCTTTAGCCAGACAGTTAGCTTCCCCAACTAGCAATGCTGATTTCATGCTAAATTAAATTCACCTCTTAATGTGTAACGTTTCATTCCTCAGGGTAATGATAGGTAGCTGAGGTCGCCTGGGGCTAAGAACATTGTTCTGGAGACAGTAAATTATTGTGTACAGCTGACAACAGTTAACATTAAATGATACTTAAGTACTGAATGCTATAACTTGTACTACTGTAGGCTAACCGCTCCCCATATTATTGTGTCCTTTAATATAGTTTGAACACATAATTAAAGAAACTCACAAAAACCTACTGGCCAACGTGAAGTGCAGTGCAAGACATCTAAATGCATCGTTATTATTTATATCTAAATGCATCGTACAAATACCCTGTGGGTGGTAGGCTATTTGTAGTCGAGGACAGTCACTGTATTCCATCGTTATATTTGTGTGAacataaagtgaaaaaaaacaaaatggtagTTAGGGAAACATTCTGGTAGACAAAGATGCACAATTTCTGCGCTGCAGTctaatgtttgcatttgttatgATAGTTTTTACGACTGCTTACTTTTATGGTAGATTTGTGCCgtattttctgaaatatattcACTAAAATAATGAATGCCGCGTTTCCTGTGGATGTCTTTTCTCTATTTTCCAACCCAGACACtgcatttataataatataatcgAAATGGATTTCTCATGGAACAGGTTAATGGTTTAGCCTCTGCAATTGTTTGTTACATTTCGGCTCAAAAACTCACCGAGAAACTGAGCATATACATGAGCCTTTGTGGCATGTGTGAGATTGCACAGCAGAGGATGTATCCGGAGATGTAACCTCTGATGATGTTTGTTACACACTTGCGCGTCTTGGAGTGGAGTATCCTCCATACACATTGCTTACAAAGTGCTGCCAGTCTGGGACTCGCGTGGCTCCACAAAACAATATAGCAGCTGGATGTTCACCATATGACAACacggagaccccccccccccagcagccccccCGCGCTGACCTGGCAGATGGAGCTGCATCGGTGCAAAGACATCTGCGCGCCTCACAATGGAGCTTCTGTGCGGGCAGCGATGTCACGGGTCTGCGCGCTGCCATTGTAATCGCGCTATACACATGCAGATCAACGGGGCAGCAGAACGGAGCAAACTGCCTCTTTCATGTAAATATGTGCGTGCAGTGAAAAGCTGCCGGCCCCTCCCTCGTGAAAAACAGAACCATATGATCCACTGAGAATTTGTTGCGAGTGCTATATGGGTGATTTtctctaaaataaatatttacattatagtTTGAGAATAAATTCTGTTCTGTATTCCTTCAACTTACACGTGTTTCTGAACCAAAATACCCATCAGTCCAAATTTATACACACCACAATACCATATTgccaatttattattttattgtttgataTTGCTGAATTGACACATGTAACAACCATTTGTGaaaagtatatacatatattttacacacgTGCCAACGCTCTTGTGTTGTGCATCGTGTCCAGAGTCAGAAATGGCGAATGAACGCTCTCCGTGCTGCCGTCTCCGACACCACGCTTCGGTACCGCGGTTTCTCCATGGGAGCACCGCAGCAGAACTCCTCCCCTCGCTCCCGTGGCCTACCGAACCGCATCCGCAGAAAGAATGGGTCTTACTGGTATAAGCCGACCACCGCGCGACTGTGGGGGCCTCTCGCGCCCTCGCGCTTCCTGGAATGAGATCCTCTTCAGGAGCATCCAGGGATGTGTGGAATTTACGTCATCCTTGTCTTGTGTAGGATGGTTATTCCTTCAGGTTTACAGCGTCTCAGCAGAGAGTTGTAAAGTCCCGGTTCAGCGCTCAGGGAGAGTGATCTCTGGCACCCATTCATTCAGGCAGCGGCTTTCCTCGCAGAACAGCTGCAGCTTCTCCAGAGCCGGGTCCTCCCACGATCCTTCAGATGGGTTCTGTTAAAAACCAGGGATCGAATGCACCATTAGCCAGAGTGAAATAGATTTGTAAGTGACATTAAAAGAGTGTTAGAGCAacagttttctttctctctgacgCGATACATACCGTGACGAGAACGCAGTGTGcatcctccagctcctcggGCTTGTCGCCCACGATGTCGGCGAGTCGCTGCATGTCGGTCACTCTGACGATGCTGATGTCGTTGTCGAAGCAGAAGGCCTGGATCAGGGTGAAGTGGATCTGCAGAGCGATGTCGCACTCAAACTCCTCATCGGTAGCCAGCACGCAGAACGCCACGCTGTCAGGGTCCCTGAAAAATTAAGTAGAATAAGACATTAGAAACTTGccttaaaacattttcagatataGAATTCGAAAGGCAGATATACATGTGATTAGTAGCAGAACCAATACTTACACATTCATAACCTTCGCTGACTCGTACACTCCTGTGGTGAGGCACTGGTTGCTCTTAGCGGAGACCAAAACCTCGCGCAAGGCCTTCCCGGGAGACTGGGCTCTGTCCCTGCAGTTCTGAACAGGTACCTCCTCGAGAGTCATTGTGCTGAGAGGTTAGTTCACCAGTGTTCGCTGTCGTTCGGCAGGTATCCGGGTTAGTCCGAAACTCAGAGTGATTTTCTTCAGCGACTAAGTGCGCTTTTATAGTCAGGAGTTGCTCAGTCCCGACGAAAATCCTGCCTTCTCATTGGACGTCTGGACAATGTATTGGCATGCTAATGCAATTGTCATTCCGGCTCGTGGCAGATTGATGAGGCGACTTGGTGTCAGATCTTTTGTTAGCAGGCGTGCGCAGTTTTCGAAGAGATGAAACACTTTCGGATTTATTTAAAGGCTCACCCGAAGTCACAACTTCTGGGATGGAAAACAGTGCGAACCATTTGCacagttaaggaaaaaaaacaacaactactgTCTGCATGATCAGCGTGTCCTAAACTAGCACATTAAATTTCAGCGAACCATATGCACTGATATGCGTCCTTGAGCGAAAGTGAGCGCGCATGCCCCTCCCCCGCTCTCGCGTCAGACGGCAGGTGCAGCTGGGGCCTTGTGCAAGAAAGTAGGCTGAAACGGTTGTATTATTGCTGCCCCCGGTCTGAAAAGCCTATTATTACTCCCTCTATACAAATGCAGATGAGCAGCGTGTGCCGTGCAGCAGGCTGTCCCGTGCAGCAGGTCCAGACTGCAAGGCATTATTTGTTCCTGAATGTTGCTGCACGCACTCTGCTTCTTCGCACGTTGTATACTATTTTAATCACTCAGACAACTCTTTAGAAACATGTAGTTAGACTATGATATGACAACGATCAATCTATGCTGGAAGCCTAGCCACACGTCCCGCAGTTTACTCTAGCCTGTCCTGTGAAGCGCTGTGATATCCTGGTGCAGACCAACATTACAGAGGCATCGGTGTTTCCAGGATACTGCACATTGCACAGCATGCAAAAGTAGTAGCCTAAAGTAACACATGATGATGAATGATTACGTCATTTGAGCACATTACTCTTGAATTCATATTTGGCTTACACTAAGCAGTACCCAGCCACTTATCCTGAAGGAGCGCGGAACAGATGGGAGAGGTTTCAGTGGCACCACCTGACCCCTACCCCTAcccccatcccacacacacacacacacaaacacacacccacccccatcccacacacacacacacccatcccacacacacacacacacccacccccatcccacacacacacacacacacacacacacacacacacacacacccatcccacacacacacacacacacgcgcgcgtgcacaccccccccccccccccccccccccccccaccacatatcagatttaaaatatggaaaatgggCGGCTTGGTGCATTGTGAGGAATTTAATTCATCAAATGCACGACATAGGTGGGGTGTATTTGTTTGAGCATGAGCCTGGgtggaaatatttaatttatccGAATTAAAACGTCACACTTCTGAGCAATTGCGTGTATCTGCCTTAGAGGTTTTAACGACGCTTCCTGCACTAAACACCAACAGGCACGCGCTGTACAGGCCTAACGGACACCGTTGTCCTCGCGACCGCGAGGTGTAATGCTGTTGTTCGCCGAGTTGTGAGTTTTGCTACTGATATCACTGCAAACTGAACTGGCATCTTGGGCACTGAGGGACGCCCACGCTCACCGAGCCAGAAAGCAGAAAGTTACGAATCGCATTCAGCTGGCGCTTGCAGTTCAATATTGACCTGCCCTAATGACACCTGCAGCCTAAATGAGGCCCCTCCCTCCAGCTTAAACAGCATAGCCATGCGTGACAGGtggtgcagcacagagcacccgAGCGCGGAACCACATGCCGCAGACCCACCCTTTATCTGCTCTCTGCAGATGCAAATGAGCGCGTGCGGAATCTCCTTCCCCtgtaaacataaacattaaGAAACCCCTGTCTGCTGaagacaacacatttttaaacttgATGTCTTATTTGTGCTCATACAAATTACAGCACGGTTTGTGAGGACATCCTCTGTTGTAAATTTTGCATTGCGTTAATGTGCATGAACAATTCCTACATAAAGCGTATGCCAACACCCCATAGAACGCACGATAGCTAATTATGTAAATGCTTGGAATGTATTTGTATGATATGAGCATACATATATCAAGGTCCGTTTACCTTAACTGCTGACAGCGTTTTACAATCAAACTTGGATACTTTACATGGCATAAGGCTGGTAATCTTGAAGATTAAACATGCAGGTGCAAATATCTATTTTAAGATGGAGACATCTGCAGCACCCTTCGCCGACCCCTGCCCTACCCCCGTTCGGCAGATGGatccctgcacacacacgcccagcAGACAAAAA belongs to Megalops cyprinoides isolate fMegCyp1 chromosome 5, fMegCyp1.pri, whole genome shotgun sequence and includes:
- the LOC118778038 gene encoding growth arrest and DNA damage-inducible protein GADD45 gamma-like, translating into MTLEEVPVQNCRDRAQSPGKALREVLVSAKSNQCLTTGVYESAKVMNVDPDSVAFCVLATDEEFECDIALQIHFTLIQAFCFDNDISIVRVTDMQRLADIVGDKPEELEDAHCVLVTNPSEGSWEDPALEKLQLFCEESRCLNEWVPEITLPER